ATACGGAAACAAAATTACGAAGGATATATTTCCAGAcgaacattttttgttttgtttattgtttaaatacaTTCATTAGAAATGagtcataaaatattttccacttATCTTCGAACAACACGTATGtatcatgaaatattattcaGACTCGTTTCACTATTTATTCTAGTTTAACATTTTACGTTTTAGACGGGGTATTTCGTAACGGGccatttgtaaaatataacaatgatatatgtgcatgtgtgtgtgtgcgtgtaaaaCAATGATTATTTAACGCAGGAAATCTAACATATACGTaacaaaaattacatttacgtacatacgcatGTACGTAACATAAGATACACATAAAATATTCCCAAAAGGAGCTTCGCAaggacgatgaaaaaaagaacaagaaattcaatcaaataaaatctatgtacatatatcgtaaACTTACCGAATATGCTGTGCACCGACCAACCAACTAGTTAACCTGTTGATCGTGGAGACACCCAAGACTGCACCGGTAATTCATGTCTACTTCGTTTAACCCCGTCAAACGGAAATAATTTCGTaggaaacgaagaaggatGATCTCTCTACTTGGTATctagaaaatgagaaagaaaaaaaaaataaaacgaaacgaacggaAAACAAGATacacgaaaagaagaaaaaaagcgaagagaaaaatcatgGAAAGTAAAAACCAAAAAGGAACAACAAGAacaaagaggaggaggagaaaagtaaagaaaagaaaaagaaaagaacagaaaaaggaaagaaaagaaaagtggaaaataggaggagaaatgaagaaaaaaattcagagaaaaaggaagaagagggaggaagagggatGATAAAGATAACGTATCGAGAAGCGAACTCTCGATATTTACTAGTATCGAATCGAGATGTATAGAACACGAGAGAAAGCGTGACTACCTGCCTCGTCGATGGCCCGCACGCTACTGAGGGGGTAGAACGCGTATATAAGTCACCCTCACTCTCTACCTCATCGCAtccctacctctctctctttctatctatctatctgtctatctctctctctctctctctctctctgtgtgtgtgtgtgtttctctttctctctctctttctctctcgttctcattGCTTGTATACCTTTCTCGGATTCATTTCAAACTAccaacttttttgttttgtttttgtaccttttttttcctttttcttccattcgaCCTGTTACGACCTGTTTCATCCCAAATAATTCGAACCTACAGGATGACTGTCCACAAATTACATatgttctctatctctctcttattctacGCACTAAAAACACACAagattcatttctctttcgtacgtaattttgatatattttgaaatatgaataagaaacagattaaataaaataaatatgttttcgATCAAGTGTCGATTTCTCGATCACGTATATCGTCAAGTAtttcttttaagaatatattgaacgaaaattatgatttttatgcgatacgaaacgaaaaagtgAATTATTAAGATCGTACTCTTAATTTACGAGTAACAAAGAAAACAGGATTAAATCTGAAAGAtttgtttcattaatatttattataattagtattaatattattaatactaattccaatgaatttaaaaaagtgtcagtaattagaaagaaagtcataaaaaatacatacgcgcgcgcgcgcacacgtaCGGAGTAACGTTTATTAAAGATTGAAAGTTATTTTATGATTTAGCTAAGAATTAAGATCTAGCTAAAATCTAACTAAGATCTAACTAAGATCAATGAAGATAATCGCATGTTGGATTCTCGAAGTTATTTTTGGTTGCAATATCGAACGAGAAATGTTAATAAGTCTATAATTAATCGTATGTACCGTGATAATTTAAATCGATGCTCGACATAATcgagatataataaaagaaaatagaccTATAAATCGAACGAAGTAATCATAACTTCGAAAATGCGAAGTTAAAGTATTTACTTATTCACTTACGTGCTCTCTAAAAGCTTTTACACGCTCATCGACGTAAGACGTAAGACGTAAAACAtgagaatttcatttttacaaaattttccaTAGCTAAAACTTATGCTGTTTTCTTGTCGTGAAAAAATCTTTAAGGAAATATAGTTGACTCTGATCAGTGGAtttctttacatatattacgTCAAAACGTGTGTAAAGGACTCAATACTCGTTTGTTACTTAATCCAATGTGAAATCAAACGAAGaacattaaagtaaaaaaaaaaaaaaatatttctgaaagagaagagaatgcaAAGTGCTACTTAATCGGATAAGTGGATCACGTGGATAATGTAATCGACAAACGATAACCAATATTCGTGAACGAGCaaaaagaattcaaaagatcggaaagagagagagagaagttagaAGGATATGATGgacgagataaagaaaatttgcgacaaagtgaaagagatgaaagagaaagagagagaaagaagtatgAGTGAGAAAGCAAGGAtctttaagagagaaagatgatttTTTGaggaaaatctttttaacaatttcattaTGTTTTCCTTAATATGTTTACAAGATTGAAAATgactaaaatttttttaataaacttgtAAAGGTTAATGTACGAACTTTTCAGAGAATAGTAAAtgtaaaattcgaataaacTATTTTTTCAGTGTTTAATTCCCGCGAAAACTATTTAATTGCGAAAGAAGAACGACTACGAATGTAACCGCATTAACGAAAAATACAACATAAAACTAGATAAAACTCGGGAGGAagagttatttattttcttttcgttcgaagtTGGAAAAGATAGAAGTTCCAAAGCAAATTGAAATAACATATTAATctgtttttatcattaaactTCGTCCAAAAATAGTATCTTCGATGAGTTCTTGAATATGATGGAATTGacgaacgatttaattaaGTACTTATCCTGAGCgcaaaagaatttcttttttctttttatttataaatcttgaGTCTATTTAAAAACCCAGATAGCTTTTTAAAGCTCTATAATACAGTTTTTTAATTAggaagaaacatatatatgtatatttttttatcctcgCGATACTACTTCCATCTCTTCGTACATTTTCGAAACATTAACTAATCCTCCCGGTTCGTTTGATAAAACGTTAAATAGATAAACGTTGCTAGAGTTAAAATGGTAAACAAACGTTGCTATTTATTACAAAGTAACTCaggaatatatcgaataaaatagtatatctAAAGTTTCTATGAATTTCTAGCGGTatcagaaaatagaaatagtaaAACATGCAATAGATAGACATTCGATAACGATATGTCTTATCTACTGACAATTCGAACTATTCatattgtgaaaataaaaatgaaaaaagaaaattagtaataataataacaataataataataataataataataataataataataataataataataaaaagatcgaaaacaTAAGTatgaataacaaataattggATCAAATACTGTtttaacatattaataatgatttcttAAAGGATAACTCTTATCTATCGATAACGTGAAATTATCACTATTCGCATTACCGTTGACATTACTGTCCCTTTTGTAAGATTACACTTTCTGGACAGTTCATCTCTTTCTGCATTATATAACATTTCAGATGATTAAATGCGTTtcaatgtacatatacgtttcATGTACGTGTATTACTAGTAACTGACTTATCACTCATCTAGCAAAACAATATCATACGATAAGTATAATACAGTATCATACGTTAACAgtattaatacgaaatatatttaatcatctTTAAAACGTCGATAAAGGGCTagaatttgaaatgaaaaatacatcGAACGTcatggaaaatataaatattcgttataatttgttaatatttaatatatttgaaattatatttaaatgtcaAGATCCATagtattaaatttcatttaaatcgatatatcgattcgtAGTCCCACAGAACgttaacattaaaatattataaaatattgactattataaaaaagattataaactctttattatttttaattggttagaaaataaaggaagtaAAAGAATGCTTGACAGATAGATGAATAAATAACGAGAGTGGGGGTAGATAGCCAAGGTTTCAACATCAATAAGAGTAGACATTCTGTTAGTCGCAGTAGCGATCTTCGTCGGACAAGTCCGTGAGTCTACTTTACTCGATAATCAATTAGAAGAATTTTAcaagtattcttttttcggaatcgacgttttattaatcgttaagaGTAAAAATGTCACCAAGAacatttattgttaaatacgATCGACCTAATGCTACTTACGTACCAGGAGAAAATATAACCGGTTGTGTTATCATCATATTGAACGAGAGCAAAAGTGTTCGaggtaaaaatatctttcaaaattaACAAACGCGTGtctaattttaaataagtacgaataaagaaaggaaacgattatctatcgatcttttcgttctttcgttctatatatatatatagctacaAAAAACATCTGCTATTTAGAAAATCTATGAGAGATGAAGACATTTGTGCGCGAGCGTATATGCGTGTCCTGTGTGTAAGTGTGTTTAAACAACGAGGAATAAAGAcgtcaaataatttttctttccaagaaaataattatatataatgtcgacttttatcgatcgtataattcatcgatttttcaatTCATGCTATTACATGACATTGTATTTTGTGAacacgtaaaaaaattttaccgGCACAGAAcgatataaaagttattatacgatatacaacaacaattgtattaaataaataataaatatgttattaattttttgcatCTAGGAAATTTTTAGTTGATACGTATCGTTCTAAATGATTGAAACGGTatctaatcaattttttaaactgttatcgataacatttttattcaaaaagaaaaaagtgctctgaaataataattccaaTATTCGTTAtcaatataaagagaaatcgGAGATAAATAGAAGCGTTAGCGTGACAGAAAAAATGATCCACCTTCTCTTATCGTAGCATGCTGAAATGGAATTACTATCACAAGAATCTTTTACACGTAAAATGAAAGCCGCTGTTAAAGttgcaaaaaataattataaacaatttacagatatatttttattcgagtaATCAGTCAAATTTTAATCTATGcaattttttaaagtaaatcGAACAGAACAATACAACAGTACATCTCTTATTTATCATCTATTGTAATGATCAATTTTATCAATagagacaataataataatattaataatcgacaattaaaattatcatcgtcattttattattatacaaaaaaaaaatttttctttaaatataaatatcgacgaataatattaaaaaaaaagaaacgaatcaatttacagatttaaaaatatatttcaaaggaTTAGCAAGTGTTCATTGGACGACAACACGAACGGAAAATGATATAAACGGAAAACCCGTGACAGTAACCGATCATCATCATGCtactgaaaaatatttcagcaTAGAACAATCTTTGTTAAGAAGATCGCCCGGTACGCATAAGTTAAtcctaataaatataaaattgttcgaatgaagaaaaaaaaataagatttaaatttattaaggaTTCTCCTTTGAAATACAGAAAACGACAGAGTGGAACTTCCGGAAGGACAAagcgaatattatttttcttttcaattgcCAATGAACATACCGTGTAGTTTTGAACATGAAGTTGGATATATTCGTTATACTGCAAAAGCAATCGTCGATATACCATGGAGATTCGATTGGTGGACAAAAACAGCATTCACCGTTGTCGCTCCGTTcgatttaaattcaatttcgcATCAATGTGTAagttatcctttttttattattttttatttattttttttttttttaagaagaaatagaaagacagaaaaaaatataaatggaatataaaaatctcaTTTTCGTTTAAGATGGGAATCGACGACGAGACGTCGAAAGattactgttgttgttgtatcaATAAAGGGTCAATACACGTTCGAATAAAAGTTCCAAGTTTAGGATACGTTCCAGGACAATTTATAATGACAGAAGTGATATCAGATGTAAAATCGTCGAGCATTAATGTAACGAAAATTACTACGAAATTAGAAGAAGTAATTACTTTctaatcatttttcaaatatgtacatatgtatatatatatatatgtatatgcaaacGTTCATAATCCTATAACTATATAAGCAGATTTGTAggtaattacattttatgcGCACGGC
The Vespula pensylvanica isolate Volc-1 chromosome 4, ASM1446617v1, whole genome shotgun sequence DNA segment above includes these coding regions:
- the LOC122628641 gene encoding arrestin domain-containing protein 17-like isoform X2 is translated as MSPRTFIVKYDRPNATYVPGENITGCVIIILNESKSVRGLASVHWTTTRTENDINGKPVTVTDHHHATEKYFSIEQSLLRRSPENDRVELPEGQSEYYFSFQLPMNIPCSFEHEVGYIRYTAKAIVDIPWRFDWWTKTAFTVVAPFDLNSISHQCMGIDDETSKDYCCCCINKGSIHVRIKVPSLGYVPGQFIMTEVISDVKSSSINVTKITTKLEEVITFYAHGSTKREEITIQKNQDDGPIGIHHQTNLKLYVPPIPPSNLDNCSIIQLKYRLHIHVHVSGMHKKIDKKYPIFIGTIPLFSSSWTPWTQTNDTQPSAPIIDQEPSVSIPMPISIPGFVEPSGKITNLPSIPQPNFNESQTPNPSLPIGWNMPPPSYEECMQKANNIKDDDDSNSVYGADQPFAPRYPVFNFMFPHPPK
- the LOC122628641 gene encoding arrestin domain-containing protein 17-like isoform X1 translates to MSPRTFIVKYDRPNATYVPGENITGCVIIILNESKSVRDLKIYFKGLASVHWTTTRTENDINGKPVTVTDHHHATEKYFSIEQSLLRRSPENDRVELPEGQSEYYFSFQLPMNIPCSFEHEVGYIRYTAKAIVDIPWRFDWWTKTAFTVVAPFDLNSISHQCMGIDDETSKDYCCCCINKGSIHVRIKVPSLGYVPGQFIMTEVISDVKSSSINVTKITTKLEEVITFYAHGSTKREEITIQKNQDDGPIGIHHQTNLKLYVPPIPPSNLDNCSIIQLKYRLHIHVHVSGMHKKIDKKYPIFIGTIPLFSSSWTPWTQTNDTQPSAPIIDQEPSVSIPMPISIPGFVEPSGKITNLPSIPQPNFNESQTPNPSLPIGWNMPPPSYEECMQKANNIKDDDDSNSVYGADQPFAPRYPVFNFMFPHPPK